The nucleotide window AAGAACTAATAGCAGTTTAGCACAGTGCACACTGTGCATAGCAGTACACAACATAAGTAAACTAATAAACTTAAACAAGTTCTTAAGTCTGAAATGGAAATAGTTCTAAACATCCAGTCCACTGATCCATAGAACCAGCAATTCAGCCATCTAGAGAAGTAAATCTGTGTCCACATGTAAGTCTTCATTTCCATCATTTGTTGCAGGTCCGCCTGAGTCTTCCTCCCCTCCCTGGTCCTCCATTTCTTCATCTGTTGCACTTGCACCTTGTGGCTGTTCTGGTGCAActctgttttcctcttcttcatgATCACTGCTTTAAGTTGCTGGTGCATCTGACTTTGGACTTGGACACTTCCTTTTGTTATTCCTCCCATATGTGCGGGTGACAGTATTCCtcgcacgagcagcagcagccctaggCATATTGCGGCCTCTAAGCTGGTCGGTTGCACcaacaacttcatcaacatgtgtCCAAAGCATATCACTGCCATTAGATGCATGAACTGGGTCACAATTGATGTCTACCCACTCATTTTCCCATTGAAACTCTTCTAGCAGCAATGGGTTGGATTTCTTGCCTTTAGAACCGAGCTCACGAATTTTCTGAAACCTGAATGTCATCTTACGGTTGCAGCTAACAAATACCAACTTATTCAACCTAATGTGCTCCAAACGGTTCCTCTTTTTAGTATGCACCTGCAGCCATAGAAAATAGGAGCAAATTCATTAGATGGCTGCAGCATATAAGAATGCATTAGTATGCACCTGCAGCCATAGAAATTGCACTTACATGAGCAAAAGCGCTCCAGTTGCGCTCACAACCAGACGCCGAACTGTTCGTTTTGCTAAACTCTGTAGCTCGAATGCAAGGCCACCAAAAGCATCCCACCATAGAACTGTAGTTGTAGATTACAAGCAAAACAATAATATAATGAGTAGCTCATCACATAGAGAATTATAGCTTAATTAAAAGAAAGTGCTGACTACTGAACTGCTCATTACTTACTAGGATTTTTGCTATTTCTCTCCACTATTGCTAATCTCTTTGAGAAACATTCACCCTCAGTCCTGTCATAATCATCAGCTTGCTTGCTTATTTTCCTCGCTTCACTCTCATCAGGCACCATCTTCCATATAATGTCATTAAACATGCACCTTAGTTTTGTAGCTTGTCTCCTATCCTTTTCCTTTATGGCAAAAGTACTTTCCAGGATTCAAGAAGAGGGCTGCTCCATATAGTTTTTGCTCCATCTGGTTCTCCCATCTCTTGTTATACCATTCCATTACATTATTCAGTAATGATGATTTGTCTCGCAAAGTTTCCTTGATGGTCTTCTTTGCAACATCCATTGCTGCCATTATCTCAGGAGCTGCTGGTGTTTCATCACCATCTGCTATCCTCATAGCAATGAGAAGGGGTTGTGTTGCTTTTATACAGTACTCCACTTTTGTCCAAAATGGTATGGAAATGATTGTGTTCTCAGCCAGCCTGCCGCCCTTCAGCACTTTTTGACAAGCTGTTGGAATGCCATTCCTCAATCACAAACAAACTCCTCAGCCCCTGTTTGTTCTTATGCATGCTTGCTAATGTGAGATAGGAAGTAGCAAAGCGAGTAACAGCAGGCCTCACAAGATCACCACCAATCTTCTCTTGCATAAGATCCAGAATCCTCCCATGCTTGTAGAGAAACCTACACACCTTCTTAGCCGAATTAATGCAAGAGCTAAACTCAGGTATCTTCCCAATGTCCTCCATCATCAAATCCAAACAGTGGGCAGCACATGGTGTCCAAAACAAAGTTGGGATCCTCTCCATAAGAATTCTTCCAGCAGCCTTGTAGTTTGATCCATTATCTGTGACAATTTGCACCACATACTCCTTCCCAACCTTGTCAATTTGTTTCTCTAACAAGTCTGCTAACATAGAAGCATTGGCTATCTCACTTGAAGCGTCAACTGAACCTAAGAAGAATGTTCCAGCTGGGCTATTCGCAACAAAGTTGATGAGATGACGGTGGCTAGTGTCAGTACATCCATCTGACATGATTGTGCAGCCATATTCCTTCCAAGCGTCCTCATGCTTCTTTCTCAGCTCCTTTGTCTTGTTCACTGCCCTATCAAGTAGTGGATTCCTAATCTCATGGTATGAAGGTGAGCGATACCCAGGACCATATTGCCCAATGGACTCAagcataatctcccagcttcttgAGTTAATAGCATTCAATGGTATTCCATTCTCATAAAAAAAATCAGCCACATGGTCATCTACAATTTGCTTTGCTTCCTTGCTCTTTGTGGAGTACTCAAGAGTGGGCTGTGACATCTTGGACTTGTGCCTTTCTGCAACCACTTCTTCTGGACTCTTGCAAAGCAAAGAACTCACTGACTTGGAATGCTTCTGTGTTTGAGGTTTTGGTGGAGCAGAAACCACAAAGTTCGTGATTGATGCTTGAGCTATCTTTTTCGCTTGCTTTGATTTTGTCCCAGAACTTGGAACTTGCTTCGACTTTGTCCTAGCATTTGGTTCATTttcagcagcagcagaagcacCACCTCCACCTTGATCTGTTTCTGTCTCCACCCCAGTGTCCGTAGGTACCTGAACCTGAGTCCTTGACCTTGTGACCAAGTAACCATTCATCTCACGCCTAACTAGTTCAGGTGCTTCACCACATTTCACTGCATCAGAATAGCCCCCAGCAAGGTGTTGCTTGAACCTTTTAATGCCTGCagggacaacctttttgcagaaAATACATTGGATGAACTCTTTCTTCCCTATGTCTGTCCAAAACCCATATTTCCATCCAGGATCTTATGATTTTgccttcctcttcttatcttCAGCCATGGCAGCAAGATCTGGCGGCAATTTAGCTATCGCTTGAGCTATCAGAGATGCTTCAGTTGGAGCAGCTGACGACGCTGAGGCAGCCCCTCCTGAGACAGCTTCATTCTCAGGTAGAATTACCTCAACAACTGCACGCCGTCGAGCATCCTCTGCAGAGCGGCACAGCCACACAAATGTGTCACAAATTGGTGGCAACAGGCAATACACAGCAGCAGAGTAGCAGACATAGACAATAACCTTCAGAGGAGGCAGAGTGGTGGCTCATCTTGATGCTTGAGGCCTCCCGTGTTCGTCCTCCAGGCGTCGAGGAAGGAGCTCAGAGCGACAGAGCCTCAGAGGCGGGCGGAGCTACTGGGTTCCGGCACGGGAGGAGACAGGAGCGAGCGGAGGTGGAGGCGCGGGCGGAGCTGCGGACGCCGGCGAGGGGCGCGGACGGAGTTGCGGACGCCGACGAGGGAGATCCAGAGAGGCAGGCCACAGGCGGAGGAGACGCGGGTGGAGGTGCCGGCGGCTGCGAGAGAGAGCAGAGCTAGAGCGAGAGCTGGAAATGTGCCGAGCGGGAGCTAGAAATGTGCGGCGGCTGCAACTCCTTCACTAGGTCACTCACTCACTCCTCTTCTTCTTACCCTAATGGGCCAGCTAAAGGTGGGCCGAATTCTTTAGCTGGGCCGAATTCTCCCTACCCAACTAGTCGTCCGGCTAGTCTgatcggacgactaatcgtgattagtcgtaaCTTATCAGACGATAAGGTTTCTAATCGGTCTAAACTAATCGAGGGCCCTTATCGAGCACCTAGTTACGATAaggacgactaatcacgattaatcgcgattagtcgtccgatCTAAAAACACTGCATCAAACATGTCTTATGAAGGGCGTactcagtgcagagagctccccttctgtgcggggtctggggaagggtgtcagtggcaagccttgccctcgcctgtgcaatgcgaggagaccgcgactcgaacccaggaccttccggtcacaggcggtaagactctaccacttgcaccaggcctgcccttccaaACATGTCTTGTGAACTCAGTGCATTTGGTGGAAACCATATAACATTACACATTTCTTTTTCTGAGTTGTGAAAACTTGTGCATGACATTGACTAAGTAAGAAAAAGGGTATATCAACTTGACCATTGAGCTATAAATATCCAATAATTTACTGGAAACGGAGTTACGCTAAGGCACTCACTCTCTTCAAACAGGGAAAAATATATCCTCGTACCTAGTTGTCGGGGAACTGGACCATGAATAGCCTTGTTGTTGCCTAGAAGCTCTAACAACCATATCACAATGCCTGTGTAGATAAAGAGTATTATGGTCCCAATCCACATGCCAGGTGTGAGTGGCTTCAGGAAAATCCATGTATTCTTGTTTATGCTTTCCCTGACAGGAACAACCATTGCTATCCCTGATTCTGTGTATGGCTGAGTGAAGTCAACGTACAAACTTCTGTTGTACCTAATTGTTATGTCTCCAACTGCTATATCATATTTCTGTCAGGGTGCAAAAGAAAATTGTTTAACCATGAGCCGTAAAGGGGAACAAATTAAACAAGAAAACATATAACCTCTATGTAATCAGAGGTAGGACTATATAGCGAAAATTAAATTCTGATGTTTAATTTGCAAGGTTGAGCATTTATGTCTTAATAAAGCAAAATGATTTACCTCAGCAATATTGAAACGTATTTATGACAGTACGTAATAAAATACAGAAGATTGCAATTATGTGTTATGCCAGTACATGGCATCCGTTGTTTTCATTTCATCTACAATAAGAATGACAAAGGGCTTATAGATAGCTTTTCTTCTATTATGGTATTTACATCATCCACTAAACTAGCATGCTGTATAAACAGTAAGAAATTTAAATTTATTTGAAATAACAACATGGTATTGGAAATATCAGATCTTGTGAAGCATAATGCGTGAAATTATAGtttcaacttgaaaagaaaacCAATATATTCTTACCTTAAGGTAAACTTGATTGACAAAATCATCGTAGCTTGAACTTGAATTCTTTGCGATGTTAAATACTACATATTCATAAGGGAGTGCATAAGGAAGTCTCTTTACTGCCTCCTCAAAAACATCAATTGCAATGCCACTTGCTTTAATCACACCTGTGATGGAATCTTCAACAACGTCTATgtattttttatatttatttcCTGTGACTACACCAACTTGAAGCTTCTTCCCATTTGTTGGGATTTTCCAGCCCCTTGGGATCTTCGTAGATTCGTCTGGCCAAATCACAATTTTCGGATCATGTGTGGTGTTCCAGTATTTTATGTTTG belongs to Miscanthus floridulus cultivar M001 chromosome 4, ASM1932011v1, whole genome shotgun sequence and includes:
- the LOC136549867 gene encoding glutamate receptor 2.7-like, with protein sequence MTMQTRVFVVHMSPSLGSLFFTKAKEIWMMSEGFVWIITDRLANLIDLLNPSVMEAMNGALGVESYVPKSIELDSFTMRWYMRSRNDHPNDPTLKLNIFGLWSYDTIWGLAQAAEKAKITQAKFLRQAKFLRPPALKNSTSLGALKKSRNGPAILKALLQNKFEGLSGYFDLSDGQLQVSKFQIINVVGQARRVIGFWTAQNGLSQQLDQRSNIKYWNTTHDPKIVIWPDESTKIPRGWKIPTNGKKLQVGVVTGNKYKKYIDVVEDSITGVIKASGIAIDVFEEAVKRLPYALPYEYVVFNIAKNSSSSYDDFVNQVYLKKYDIAVGDITIRYNRSLYVDFTQPYTESGIAMVVPVRESINKNTWIFLKPLTPGMWIGTIILFIYTGIVIWLLELLGNNKAIHGPVPRQLGTRIYFSLFEESECLSVTPFPVNYWIFIAQWSS